gtctacagagtgagttccaagacagggctccaaagctacacagagaaaccctgtactgTGTGTGGTGTTAAGcaatgctggagatggaaccctggcCCTTATACATGCAAGGCAAGTACTCTAGCAACTGAATTACGTCCCCAGGTCCCCCATGGACTTTTCTGaggtttttaaaagcaaagtgtTGGTATATGTCATTTTCTCTCAAACTGGCTCGATGGAATTCCCTGCCCAGGAGGTTCCCCAGTGTTTCTCTTCTCAAGGCTTCGGatctctctcctctgccccaaGTGCTTGGACTCAGACCCTGCACATCCTGCTATGCATACAACTTTCAGTACTAACCATACAGCATTCGGTACTAACCATACAGCATTCAGTACTAACCATACAACATTCAGTACTAACCATACAACATTTGGTACTAACCATACAACTTTCAGTACTAACCATACAACTTTATGCTCATGTCCTTTGCATTGATAGTGCTTTACCACACTGTGGACTCACTGACCATACCCCTCCTCCACTCACACCACCCAACCCAACCAAGTCAAGCCTTCAAGACAGTCTCCATCTTATTTAAATTGCATCCCTGGGTAAGGAATGTAGCCTGCCTACCTTTAGACGCCAGCCTCCCTTTTCTTCCACCCCAGATACTCTCACCCTGGACACAAAGGGGCAGGACCAGGATGGAAACTAGGGGGTGATTCATCGAAGGCTCCTATGCAAGGAGCTGTGCTTCCTGCAGGGTTCCAGCATTTCCGCTTTAGAGGACTAACATTTGGACTACTCCCAGTCGCTCTCTTACGTCTTCCCTCAGGGAAAAAGGTCGGAGAAGACAAAGAATTATTTACCTCGGGACACACCTACCCTTACCTGGTGACATCTTTGTTTGCATTATAAACAATTCAGTTTTTGTGGGAGCCCAGTGAGCAGCTGTGGGTGGTAGAGGGTCCCAAAGCCCAGTGATGGGAGGATGCTGGGCTACACAGTCAgctccccatccccccaaaaagaataagtagttatttaaaacaatatgtgtgctgggcgttggtggtgcacgcctttaatcccagcacttgggaggtagaggcaggtggatctctgtgagttcgaggccagcctggtctccagagcgagtgccaggacaggctccaaagctaccagagaaaccctgtctcaaaaaacaaaaaaaaaaaaaaaaaaaaaaagtttaaaataatataaaactatgTGACTGGGATTTGCTAAGAGTTTGCCTTATGTGGTGAAACTGGGAAAGAAGATGTAATCTTAGTTCCCTTGAATTTTGGGTTTAGAACTGAGGAGTGAAAAAAGAGCTACCACAGACTGTCTTGTCCTTACATATGTTAGTGATGGAACCCAGTATCTTAGGCTGTGTGTTCTTGCTTGGTTTCTGCTTTTTAGATAGCACCTCACCCAGGCTTTGAATTTATACAGGTATCTCCCTGCCTTTCCTGAGCTGTGATGGGCAGACAGCTCAACAGGTAAAAGCACATGCTGGGTAAGCCCAAGGCTTGAACGATTGAACCCACAGTGGGAGAAGAGAATCAACTTCCAAactctgtcctgacttcctcagGAGGACTATGGCTCCTCACTCCTGCagtccctccatccctctctccctctctccctccctccctccctctctctctctctctctctctctctctctctctctctctctctctctcacacacacacacacacacacacacacacacacacactaagaaaagAGTTCTAAAGCAGAGTGATAgtgcacatcttcaatcccagtacttggaagacagACGGAGGTAGAGGGATCCCAGTGaattcccagacagccagggatGCACATTGAGACtgtcaggttttttgttgttgttgttgttgttgttgttttgttttttctttgtggtttttcgagacaggcttttaCTATGTaacatccttggctgtcctggaactagctctgtagaccaggctggccttgaacttgcagagatctgcctgcctctgattcccaagtgctgggattaaaggcatgcgccattaATGCCCaaaagactctgtctttaaaaaaaatttaaaggacagTTTAAGTGTTGAGACATTCTCATatatcccagccctcagaaggcagaggaagaaacaCGAGAAACACatcagccagcctggtctacaaagtgagttccaggacagccaggacacacacatatacatatacatatacatatacatatacatatacatatacatatacatatacatatacatacacatacacatacacatacacatacacatacacatacaatacatacatacattcatatctttaatacacacacatatatatatatatatttttagaatgcatatatgcacacacaattcTAACAgtattgcttcttttttaaattttcctcacCCATACAAGTAGGTAGAGGAAAGAGGATGGTTTTAATAGTAAATCTGATGGCCAGGAGGGAAGAAGGTACAATTACAAAGTCATTCCCCATCTTCTTCCAGTTGTGTGTAGACAGAGGGCAACCAGCCACTTTAGTTTACGTCTAGTAGTGTCCAAATAAATGGctgcttttaattttatcatgTTGCTCACCAGATTAacgtttaaaaaaaatctcaaaacaaaatcattcaAACTTAGTGTTTTGTAGCACAAAATTCTCAGCTAATACCCATTGTGGTAGATAGTCTTGACATGATAGATGTTATGAAAGTACAGCATTTTCTCATGTATAACTCCTAAAACAGCAGGTCAGTCCCTCACTATTtacatacagagagaaacagacaacaAGCTAGGCTAGAACTCTACTCATTCACTTGTAACAGTGAGCATGGCCACGCTAGGCAATCCTTGAACTTGAAATGGAATAAGGGAGATGAGGAGCTCAGGGCCAGcatgagccagcctgggctacgtgagactctgtctcaaagaaacagcCAAAGctgttgggcgttggtggcacacgcctttagtcccagcactcgggaggcagaggcaggcggatccctgtgagttcgaggccagcccgctctccagagcgagtgccaggataggctccaaagctacacagagaaagcctgtctcggaaaaaccaaaacaaacaaaacaaaacaaaaaaccaaatttaaaataaaataaatttcttatttctgttgcttaagaggctgaggcaggaggattgcagtaAGTCTCAGTGAGAatttgcctcaaaacaaaaccccccaaattaatataaaaattcctCAAGCagcccaggtggtggtggcatagaggcaggcagatctcagtgagtttgagatcatGCTGGTCTAAATATTGAATTCAGGTTACCCAAGgctagtaagaccctgtctcaaaatcaaaacgaACTTTGACATGTTAAAGACACAGACTTGCTTACTAAAGGGCCCAAGTGTCTTAGCAGGCCTCAAGTCCTTCCTTCAGACTTTTGCAAAAACAAGGCATTTGGGGGTAGAAAGACTTGCCTGCCTTCCCAAACTGAAAACCAGGAAAGAACTAAGGTAGGACCTGAAAAAGAGCTCTCTGCTTAAACAGAGACTTCCACAGCAAGCTCTGAGTGTTTTATTGTGCCCGTTGGGGGAATGGAAGAGGACACAACCCCACTTGAGACATTCAGAGTTTGGAGGTGCAGCCATGGTTTCACCTGAAACTCGGTAAAGGCACAAATAAGAAGCCAAATTTTTTGTGTTTCCAGATTAGGTGGCTTCCATCCTTTCCCTTCCCGCCTCGGTCTAGGTCACTCTGCAGCTTCTTTAGCATTACAATGCGCTTGGTGGGCCTGGCAGGTGGGATTAACTGAATTCACAAGGATGGTGGGGCGTGGGTGCTGGGGTGGTGGGCAGGAGAATGGGGGGTGGGTGGCGGTAgggtggaggagtggagggggaggagCAAGCTAGGAAACTAGATTTAGCGCCTTGAACAAGGCCTGGGGCTGAGCTGGTCTCTCTGTTACTGAGAAGACTGAGGCTCCATTCTGTCCTCTTGATTATTTGCATCTGGGcgtattcattttttatttctaagatcTTTCCCCCAGacactgaggtttttttttttttttttttttttttttttgagtcttagcctttttgttgttcttgttgttaaaacctttttttttttttttttaaattccctgatccttttttattttgcctCGACTGACTTATGACTGACATGAGTGTGGATCTCCCTGGTCCCCATAGTCTTCCTTGTTATGGTGAAGCAGAAGCACCAAATTTTGGTGACTCATCACCACTGCCTGAAGTTCATGGTCCTGAGGAAAATTATTCTTGCTTACAAgtgtctgccactgagctgctccGAGAAGAGACAGGTAAGAAATTCAATCCCTGAAGAACCGCATTAATTAGGGTAAGAGAAGGAAGAAACGGGATGAGGGGCTATCGCCTGTTTATGAATTATAGTCCATAAGCAGGTGTTATTACCAGCCTTCCAGATAACCCTCTTTTGAGGTTTTACTGGTGACGCCTCTGTTACCTTCTAGCCTCCCGCTGTAGTAGAGTCCGGGGACACAGAATCGGGCAATTAGAGGCTGTTGTGATGTGAATTTGAGAACCTAATGTTTCAGGCTCTTTGGAGACACATTTGTTACAGTAAACGAGGTGACAGTAAGCTGGGCATCCAGGTGTCCTGGGTGGTGTTCTCAGCCGCTGGGAGACCTAACTCCCCAATTCGGGGTGTCGAGTCCCCAATTTTCAGTGAGGTTCTACTGTTAGTCTGCAGTTTTACCCAAATGGCTTCTTTCTCCCGAAAGAAGCGATTGGCTTTTCTCTCAACCTTTAGGAATGTGGTCGTCACTGATCAGCCTTCCACTGGTGAGCGTGCCTCCTAAACCCCAAGGCAGTGTTCCCTTAGTTTACATAGGATAGTTTCTAGACTAGCTGCAGGGGCCAAGGCCTGAAATTCATTTGACTGCACAGACTCAGCTCACTGCTGCTgctaacttgtgtgtgtgtgtgtgtgtgtgtgtgtgtgtgtgtgtgtgtgtgtgtaatgcatgcCACAGCAGCAGCACACTGTGTTTGCTGTTTATCTCAGTGCAGTGTCACCTCTTTTCCAAGCTTTGGTTTTAGATTTTGTGATTTTTGATGTGGCCAAGTGCTGGCTTGGGAATGAGCGGTAAATGTCTCTGACTACTTTTGTACCAGCAGAACAGACcgaagtatgtatatatatatgtgtgtgtgtgtgtgtgtgtttgtgtgtgtgtgtgtgtgtgtgtgtgtgtgtgtagaggtatatatatatattttttaatgttgcgGGGCTATGCATTGTTAATGGCAGGTGATTCATTTAATCCTGGAAGGTTCCTTAGATAACACTATAATGGActtctttatgacattttcattcatatatgtTTGCTGTTGCATGACTGGGCCAGGgctgactcagtggtagagcatgaaATATCCCAACAGAGTTTGACTCCCAGTACCAAGCAAAAAACTAGGGGAGATAAAAGGCCCCAAAACCTGATGCCTGGGGTTATAAAACCAGGAGGTAGAAGTAGGGAGTGCAGTGATAGGTGCTAGGCTGTCTGTGCTAAGCGCTTCTGCTATCTATTTAaaggtttattcattttatgtgcattggtgttttgcctgggtgtgtgtctgcatgagggtgtcagatcctctgcatctggagttacagacaggtgtgcgccaccatgtgggtgctgggaattgaaccctcttcccctggaagagcagtcagtggttttttttttttttttttttttttgtctttcaagacagggtttctttggctttggaggctgtcctagaagtagctcttgtagaccaggctggtctcgaactcacagagatccgcctgcctttgccaccaatgcccagcttggttGACAATGTTTTATTAACAAATTATCTGCTTATTCCCAACAGCCTCTCCTTGCCCTTCCTCTGTGGACCTATCTCTTCAGGACAGCCCTGATTCTTCTACCAGTTCCAAAGTAAAGCTCCCTGGGCCTGAGTCTGCAGAgggcactgagaagaagggagaggacaAGGCCCATGTGAAGAGGCAGAAAATCCGAACTGTGTTCTCTGACACCCAGCTGTGTGCACTGAGGGACAGATTTCAGAGGCAAAAGTACCTCAGCCTCCAGCAGATGCAAGAACTCTCTGCCATTCTGAACCTTAGCTATAAGCAGGTAGGGTTTTCTTTGCTGCTGTAATACATAGCAAAATGGGGCTGGTTTGCCAATGAATGGAGTTAACATCTAGACGCCTCTCTGAGGTCTATTCTTTCTCATGTTAAACATCACACAACTATGCTTAGTTCATGTGACTTAGACTTTGTCCACTTTAGTCCTATcactttatcttttttatttttttttcactttattttctacttcatacatacacacacacacacacacacacacacacacacacacacaccctgactcCCAAgtcacagtctcactatgtagccccaacTGGTCCGGAACTTAATGTATAGATCAAACTGGCTGTatactcacagatatctgcctgcctttgcctcagcCTGCCTGGTGCTCAGACTAAAGCTGTTCTCACCACacccaacattttattttattttgaaccaggcatgatggcatatctcagcatttgggaaacagatGGGAGAATAAGGAGTTCAATCCATCTATACAGAGTTCAAGGCCTCCTGGGGCTACATTTAATGTTGATTTAAAGAAACGAGGAGCTCTCTTCAGCATCACACACTACAATTAGGACAATGTAGAGAAGACCAAGCTAGCCTCTGAGTATGGGTGACACAATCTGGAGAGATGCATGTTTGAGAGAGACCCAGTTTCTTGGCcaaggtggtggcgcacacctttaatcccaggacttgggaggcagaggcaggctgatctcttgagtttgaggccagcctggtctacggagctacctgtctctgaaaaaataaagaaaacacacacacacacacacacacacacacacacacacacacacaccatgcccttaatcccagcactcaaggatgcagaggcaggcagatctaacACAGAAAAAAGTGGGGTTTATGTAGATGCCTTGTATAGCATATGTAAGGCCCTGGGATCTAGTACTATTTCCTCCTCAGTCCCCCCTCAAAAAAGGCAAACAACTTGAAATCTGTCCTCAGATCTCCACGTGTCCCCTTCTATGCTTATAATAAtaaacaacattttttaaaaatgtgtgaagCAGGGCTCATCTGCATGCCTACtttatgcatatggatgttttgcttgcatgcatgtctgggtatcctttgtgtgtgtgtgtgtgtatgtatgcatgtgtgtgtatgcatgcatgcatgcatgcgcacaTGCGTGCAGTGCTcctaggaagccagaagagggcatcaggtccttgggactggagttacagacaggtgtgcgctgccatgtgggtgctgggaattgaacctgcatcctctggaagagcagccagggctcttgtCTAcgtgtcttaatttttaaaaattcctgtcACTCTCTGCAGGTTAAGACCTGGTTCCAAAACCAAAGAATGAAATGTAAGCGATGGCAGAAAAACCAGTGGACAAAGACAAACAGCAATGTGACTCAGGTAAAGGCTCACTTTACAAGCTTTACTTTTTTGCCCCCATCTTACTTTATGTGTGCCTGAGTTCCCTGGATGAGTACAGTGGCTCTGAAGCCACTGTGTCCATCAGTCCCGctgccagcgctcttaacctctgagccatctctccagcccccgatcttatctatttattttgagacagtgtctcatgtactcagtcaggatcctcctgccgtgttaggagtgctgggattagagaggCGTGTGCCTCCATGGtgatatttttcccatttcttcagCTTATGGCTTTAGATTTCTGTTTTCACTCATTGAGTTAACCAACTCTTTCAGAAGGACTCTGCGTTTGTGGAGTATTCCAGCTTCCATTCTGGCTATCTACAGGGCTTTCTGAACACATCTGAAAGTCTTCCGATGTGGGGCAGCCAGACTTGGACTAACACTTGGAGCAACCAGACCTGGACCAACACAACATGGAGCAAGCAGGCTTGGAGCAACGAGACCTGGACTAACCCAGCTTGGAGCAACCAGGCCTGGACCAATCCAACTTGGAGCAACCAGGCCTGGACCAACCAATCCTGGTGTTCTCAAGCCTGCAACAGTCAGGCTTGGAACACTCCCTTTTTGGGGGAGGATTCTCTGCAGCCTTACATGCAGTGCCAGCAAAACCTCCTTGCCAGTGATGTGGAGGCCAGTTTGGAAGCCGCTGGGGAAGGCCATACATATTTTAGCACCCCTCAAGGCTTGGAATTATTCCTCAACTACTCTGTTAATACACCAGGGGAATAAAGTCAGGCCAGCGGCtggatttcttccttctttcaaagatatttggttttccaagacagggtttctctgtgtacccttggctgtcctatgtagatgaggctggcctcaaactttggGATCTCTCTGCCACCACACTGGCTTCATTCaaagagttttatatttttattcttttggtgcCAGAGAGGAAATCTAGgaccttttcaagacagggtttctctatgtagctttgtagtccaggctggcctggaacttacacaAATCCAGCTGGATTTGTGCTGGAGGTTAATCCAAGGACTTTGAAGGCACTGAATtatacccccccaacacacacgcacacacttatCCTGGCTTGCCTTTTCCTTAAAAACTTGGGTCTCGGATTTGAGGGGTTTAACTGAAGTCTgagtattgtgggaaattaccaatacggagtcaggtagaaatataagggtatttaatagggaaaagccttacttacagagcgacccagCCAGCTGGcttggtagaggtctgtacagcaagaagcaaagagaaatcgcaaatacatcactctgaccacaccctcacaaacgtggtcaggcacacctgtagccagcccctaagaaggcgtggctacagctttccctagaTCTGAGGAAGGAGATTTTAATAATAACTTGCCCTGTTACACAAATAGGCTGTCAATAGCTATGGATTCAGTATGTTTgggtatctttttattttattttatttttatttctacactTTTATTTCTCGTTTGGGTATCTTTAGGATGCAGAATCTAAAAGTGTGAAAAGTATAAAGATTTGGTTCATATGTGGTGGTCACTCTAGAGGACGAGGgaaaaggatcatgagtttgaggctagcccagaGCACTGTAAGTCAAGACTAGCCTAGACTATAGGCAAATAGTAATaaatagtaacaaaataaaaccaaagcttTGATTGAAGGAGGACATCCATTTTTGGCAATTAGGAGACTTTACCTGTTAAGTGCCTTTGGTTTCACCATGAGTACTGCTGTGTTAATATCTGTAGAAAGATGTTTCTATTTGACTACTATAATAAGCCAATACCTGTTTGACTAAAATAAAACACCAACTTTACCCTTAGTGGTCTCATCTGTCTTGCTTTCACCTAGTGTCAACATACTTTTGTTGgtatttgaggcagggtatcatgtaactcaggctggccttaaatctACTGTGTTGCCAACACTTGAGGCTGATTGGGAGAACCAAAAGTTTAAGGCCAACTAGAGCTGCTAgggtttttctttaaaacaagcaAGAAACCTAGCATGTGACTTGGTGCCCACGAGTGGATACAGTGATGCCAatcaaggctatatagtgagacagaccctgtcacaaaaagccACAGCACTGGTGAGATGGCCCAATATGGAAACCCTGTTGCCAAGTCTGACAATCCTCATTCCATCCCCTGAACCCACACTCTATAAgaggaagaaccaactcttgtgAACTGTTCTCTGCTCTCACCTGTGCACACTATACACCACAAACACTAAATAGATATAAGCTAGCCAAACCAACAGCTAGGGAAGACAGAAGGTTAGCCAGTGGAATTTTGCCCAGTACTGATTATTAAACTTGTGGCTGACTGCTCCTCTTAGAAATCCTACCCTGAGCTGGacgatggtggcgcatgcctttagtcccagcactaggtaggaagacgcaggtggatctctgtgagttcgagaccagcctggtctacaagagctaattccaggacagcctccaaagccacagaaaaacactgtctcgaaaaaccaaaaaaaaaaaagaaaaacgaaaaaaacagaaatcttacCCTGGCAGAAAGTGCCATGCTGGGATAGCCttttaattgtttgtgtgtgtgtgtgtgtgctaaaacAATGGATTTTGTCTGTGCACTACCGGTACACTTACCCTCACAGTccccccctccctgccctgctGCTTCCCTTCCCCAAGCATCCCTCTTCGGCTTCCGTTCATGTCTCTTACATTGTGTGCACACAGACTGCTCACACTAAATTATGCTCGAGAGTCTGAGGTAAGTATGGCTTATTCCACTTGGTTCTAATTATGTCTGTTTCTCTAGAAACAACTGTGatggcattttttgtttgttttgaaacagggtctcagtatgcagccctggctgtcctggaactcaccatgtaaaccaggctggcctcatatcCAGAAAGATCTCCCTGCGCCTGCGCCTGAGCCTGCCCCTGCTCAAGGCTAGGATTAAtagcttgtgccaccatgcccggaaGTAATTGCTTTCTTGATACcttaaaaatgcattatttgtAGCTTAACAAAACTCcagtggaggctggagaaatggttggGAGGTTGACAGCACTGGCTTCCCTGACAG
This is a stretch of genomic DNA from Cricetulus griseus strain 17A/GY chromosome 8, alternate assembly CriGri-PICRH-1.0, whole genome shotgun sequence. It encodes these proteins:
- the Nanog gene encoding homeobox protein NANOG isoform X3, with product MSVDLPGPHSLPCYGEAEAPNFGDSSPLPEVHGPEENYSCLQVSATELLREETASPCPSSVDLSLQDSPDSSTSSKVKLPGPESAEGTEKKGEDKAHVKRQKIRTVFSDTQLCALRDRFQRQKYLSLQQMQELSAILNLSYKQVKTWFQNQRMKCKRWQKNQWTKTNSNVTQDSAFVEYSSFHSGYLQGFLNTSESLPMWGSQTWTNTWSNQTWTNTTWSKQAWSNETWTNPAWSNQAWTNPTWSNQAWTNQSWCSQACNSQAWNTPFLGEDSLQPYMQCQQNLLASDVEASLEAAGEGHTYFSTPQGLELFLNYSVNTPGE
- the Nanog gene encoding homeobox protein NANOG isoform X2: MSVDLPGPHSLPCYGEAEAPNFGDSSPLPEVHGPEENYSCLQVSATELLREETASPCPSSVDLSLQDSPDSSTSSKVKLPGPESAEGTEKKGEDKAHVKRQKIRTVFSDTQLCALRDRFQRQKYLSLQQMQELSAILNLSYKQVKTWFQNQRMKCKRWQKNQWTKTNSNVTQKDSAFVEYSSFHSGYLQGFLNTSESLPMWGSQTWTNTWSNQTWTNTTWSKQAWSNETWTNPAWSNQAWTNPTWSNQAWTNQSWCSQACNSQAWNTPFLGEDSLQPYMQCQQNLLASDVEASLEAAGEGHTYFSTPQGLELFLNYSVNTPGE